From one Silene latifolia isolate original U9 population unplaced genomic scaffold, ASM4854445v1 scaffold_124, whole genome shotgun sequence genomic stretch:
- the LOC141637649 gene encoding CAX-interacting protein 4: protein MPATAGRVRMPANNRVHSSAALQTHSIWQSAIGYDPYAPSQDDTKGASQSKTEDEPENPYANFQGLLALARMTGSNTDEARGACKKCGRVGHLTFQCRNFVSVKDDKNEKDLYAIQANVMAELGKIKGSLGKRNNKSGAEIAEESSEDESESSDSSEDSEMERIIAQRFGKKKGSSKSNSLNKKKDLSDNEDSEPEKRKRRGRSKKRSGGKRSESVSDDDDARRKRKVKRRKRDESSDEEEHRRHRRKSRKEKRRRRSHRHSDDSEDSEESPRQDKRKSRRGRSPSDSEVSYSDDSRVGRHSKRSDKKSRKRTREDDE, encoded by the coding sequence ATGCCGGCTACAGCAGGTCGGGTTCGTATGCCTGCAAACAACAGGGTGCATAGTAGTGCAGCCCTTCAAACCCATAGCATTTGGCAGAGTGCAATCGGTTACGATCCCTATGCTCCTAGCCAAGATGACACGAAAGGTGCTTCTCAGAGCAAGACTGAGGATGAGCCCGAGAATCCGTATGCGAATTTCCAAGGTTTGCTTGCACTTGCTCGTATGACAGGTTCTAATACTGATGAGGCCCGTGGTGCATGCAAGAAATGTGGCCGTGTTGGACATCTCACTTTCCAGTGCAGGAACTTTGTGAGTGTCAAGGATGACAAGAATGAGAAAGACCTGTACGCGATTCAAGCTAATGTCATGGCAGAGCTGGGAAAAATTAAGGGTAGTTTGGGAAAGCGGAATAACAAATCTGGTGCCGAGATCGCAGAGGAGAGCTCAGAGGATGAGTCTGAGAGTTCAGATTCAAGTGAGGACTCTGAAATGGAGAGGATCATTGCTCAACGTTTTGGAAAGAAGAAGGGCAGTAGCAAGTCCAATTCCCTAAATAAAAAGAAGGATTTATCCGACAACGAAGATTCTGAACCTGAAAAAAGGAAAAGAAGGGGGAGGTCTAAGAAAAGAAGTGGAGGAAAGAGATCTGAGAGTGTTTCAGATGATGATGATGCTCGAAGGAAGAGAAAGGTAAAGAGAAGGAAGAGGGATGAATCGTCAGATGAGGAGGAACATCGTCGTCACAGGAGGAAGAGTAGGAAGGAGAAGAGGAGAAGGCGGAGCCATAGACACTCGGATGATTCGGAAGATTCTGAGGAATCTCCGAGACAGGATAAGAGAAAGAGCAGGAGGGGAAGATCTCCTTCTGATTCTGAAGTCAGTTACTCGGATGATTCCAGAGTCGGGAGGCACTCAAAGCGGTCTGACAAAAAGAGCCGGAAGCGCACTCGTGAAGATGATGAGTAG